The window CGCACGGTTTCGCCGATCACGCACACCGCCTTGCCGGCCCGCTCCTCGGTTTCGCTGAAGTCCCGGCCCGCCGCCAGTTCCCAGTTACCGGCCGGAAAATAGTCGTTGCTGGTGCCGTACACGACGGTGGACCAGTTGTTGGCCTGGTACACGGCGGTCACACTCTTGGTCACCATGGGCGCGACATGCTCGGCGGGGGTGATCTGCTCGCGGATGGCCTCCAGGTCCAAGCGTTTGAAGTTGGGGGCGCCCGAGCCGCCCGGTCCGAAACGCTGGCCCGGGATCACCATGAGCAGGTTGCTGCCCATGCTGGAGATCTGGTCGGAAACGGATTTTGTGGCGCCGTTGCCCAGGGTGACCATGGTGATCACGGCGGCCACGCCGATGACGATACCGAGAATGGTGAGAAAAGAGCGCATCAGGTTTCGCCGGATGGCGCGCAGCGCCAGGAACAGCGTATTCCATACCATCAGGTGTCCTCCCCCTTGCGCCGGTCGCTCTCCACCCGGCCGTCGACGAAGCGGATCACGCGCTTGGCATAGTCAGCAATATCAGGCTCGTGGGTGACCATGAGCACGGTGATGCCTTGATCACGGTTGAATGCCGTGATCAGCTCCATGATCTCCTGACTGGTGCGGGTGTCGAGATTGCCGGTGGGCTCATCGGCCAGCAGCACGTCGGGCCGGGTGACGATGGCGCGGGCGATGGCCACCCGCTGCTGCTGGCCGCCGGACAACTCGGCCTGGGTGTGGTGTTCCCAGCCCAGCAACCCCACCTGCTGAAGGGCGAGACGCGCCGCCTCATGGCGGGCGGCGGCCGGCTCGCGGCGGTAGATCAGCGGCAGCTCGACGTTCTCCAGGGCCGTGGTGCGCGACAACAGGTTGAACCCCTGGAAGACGAACCCGAGATAATAGCGCCTCAGAATGGCGCGTTGGTTGCGCGACAGTCGTTCCACGTGCACCCCCTGAAATTCATAACTGCCGCTGGTGGGGGTGTCGAGGCAGCCGAGAATGTTCATAGCCGTTGATTTTCCGGAACCGCTGGGCCCCATGATGGCGACGAATTCGCCGGCCTCGATGGCCAGATCGATCCCTTCGAGCGCCTTGAAGGCGGCCGGGCCACGGCCGTAAGTCTTGGAGATACCGGACAAACGGATCAGAGGGGCCGCACTCATTTCGAACTCCCCAGCGTCTCGGTGATGACCGGCATGCCGGCCTGCAGCGATCCGCCCGTGATCTCGGTCAGCCGGCCGTTGGTGGCGCCGGTCTGAACCTCGATCGCCACTGGCCGCCCCTCTTTGAGCACCCACACCCGCGGCCTGCCGTTGGGAGCCTTGGTCTGGGCCTTGGGTGTCTGCCGCGGCGGCCTTGGCATCAGCGCGCCGACCACGCCGCGGCTCGATTTCTTCGCACCCGCACCGCTTTCGGGCGGTGAGAAACGTAATGCGGCGTTGGGTACCAGCAAGACGTTTTCCCGCGTCAAGGTCGTGATTTCGGCAGTGCCTGTCATGCCCGGCCGCAACGAGAGATCGGCGTTGTCCACCGACAGCACGGTGAGATAGGAGATCACGCCGTCCTTTTCCTGGGATCCGAAACTGACCCGGGTGATCACCGCGTCGAAGCTGCGCCCCGGCCAGGCATCGACGGTGAAGACGGCCTTCTGACCGGCCTGGACCTGCCCCACGTCGGCCTCGTCCACATCCACCTGCAGTTCCATCTTCGCCAGGTCCTCGGCCAGGGTGAAGAGCACCGGCGCCTGGAACGAAGCGGCCACGGTCTGGCCCGGTTCCACTTCCCGGGCAAGGACCACGCCGTTGATGGGAGAGCGAATGCTGGCCTTCTGGAGATTGGTTTCGTCCGATTGTAGATTGGCCCGTGCCTGGGACACGCTCGCCCGGGCGCTGGCCGCATTGGCCTGGGCCCGTTTGAGATTGGCCTCGGCGGTGTCCATTTCGCTCTTGGACGGCACCTTGCCGCCCGAAAGCGCCGAAACCTGACGGAAACGCGCCAGAGCAGCGTCTGTTTCGGCTACCGTGGCCTCGGCCTGCAACACCTGCGCCTCGGCCGCGTTCAGATTGGCATGCGATTTGGCGACCGCATCCTGCAGCTTGGACAGGTCCAGGCGGGCCAATATCTGCTCCTTAGCCACCCGGTCATTGACGTCCACGAAGACCTGCTCGATGATGCCGGACAGCTCGCTGCCCACATCCACCTGATTGGTCGGCTGCAGGTTGCCGGTGGCCGACACCTTGACCACCAGGTTGCCGATGGCGGCCGGCTCGCTCTTGTAGCGCGTTTCGATCGACTGCTCTCCGGAACGCAAGAAGAAAAGAAAGATGCTCGCGATCATGATCAAAATGGTAGCCAGCCCGAACCAGAGGCGCTTGGTACGCCCGGCGGCATGGCGATCGACAAGGTGTTGCAGGTCGGGGTTCGGTCTGTTTAGAGAAGCATGGGAATCGTTCATGGTATGTCCTTGCCGTCTTCAGGAGAATTGCCGGGCGGCGACCAGCCGCCGCCCAGAGCCTTGTATAAGCGGATCAGCGCCAGCAGGCCGTCGGCGCGGGTATTGGCGAGGTTGTCCGACACGGACAGCACTGTACGTTCGGTGTTGAGCACGGACTGGAAATCGATCAATCCGGCACTGTAGTTCTGCCGCGCTAGTTCGGCCGCATTTTCGGCGGATGC is drawn from Desulfatitalea tepidiphila and contains these coding sequences:
- a CDS encoding ABC transporter ATP-binding protein, whose amino-acid sequence is MSAAPLIRLSGISKTYGRGPAAFKALEGIDLAIEAGEFVAIMGPSGSGKSTAMNILGCLDTPTSGSYEFQGVHVERLSRNQRAILRRYYLGFVFQGFNLLSRTTALENVELPLIYRREPAAARHEAARLALQQVGLLGWEHHTQAELSGGQQQRVAIARAIVTRPDVLLADEPTGNLDTRTSQEIMELITAFNRDQGITVLMVTHEPDIADYAKRVIRFVDGRVESDRRKGEDT
- a CDS encoding efflux RND transporter periplasmic adaptor subunit, with the protein product MNDSHASLNRPNPDLQHLVDRHAAGRTKRLWFGLATILIMIASIFLFFLRSGEQSIETRYKSEPAAIGNLVVKVSATGNLQPTNQVDVGSELSGIIEQVFVDVNDRVAKEQILARLDLSKLQDAVAKSHANLNAAEAQVLQAEATVAETDAALARFRQVSALSGGKVPSKSEMDTAEANLKRAQANAASARASVSQARANLQSDETNLQKASIRSPINGVVLAREVEPGQTVAASFQAPVLFTLAEDLAKMELQVDVDEADVGQVQAGQKAVFTVDAWPGRSFDAVITRVSFGSQEKDGVISYLTVLSVDNADLSLRPGMTGTAEITTLTRENVLLVPNAALRFSPPESGAGAKKSSRGVVGALMPRPPRQTPKAQTKAPNGRPRVWVLKEGRPVAIEVQTGATNGRLTEITGGSLQAGMPVITETLGSSK